The Pseudanabaena sp. FACHB-2040 DNA segment CGCCTTTTGCAGCTGCACCAAATCAGCAATCATGCCTGTGCGCGGGTCGATCTCGCCCTGGATTGTGACCTCCAGATGGTAGTTATGACCGTGGCCGTTGGGTCGGGCACATTTGCCATAGATTTCGCAATTTTCCTCAAAGCTGAGGTTGGGCAGCGCTAGTCTGTGAGCGGCGCTGAAGTGGGTGCTGATTGTGAGATACGCTTCCATACCATTACCTGTATATTCGGCCCAAAGCTCTGGATGTTCGAATAGCTGAATTTTGACGATGGGGAGGTGGGGAGCCAGACGGTGCCAGATTGCCCTGGCTATGTGCTCAGTAGTCGGTAGCGTTGTCTGAAACTCAGGCCACGCCTGATTGAGATAAGAGAAATCGAGTTGGCTGGTAACTTCTCGCTTTATGACGTGCTTAACGTCCGAAAGATTGAGAACCATGCCGTACTGATCCAGATCTCCGACCATCGACACGTATAAAACATAGTTGTGTCCATGACCCGGTGCTTGGGCACACAGCCCAAACTGTTGGGCGTTTTCGGCCTCGCTTAACTCTGGCAGCCAGTAGCGATGGCTTGCAGAGAACTGGGCCCGGCGGTTAATAATACACTTCATGAAATGCTAACGAATCCTGCGAAACGTTAAGTAAAGTAAATAGCTTCTCATCCCAGCATAGTCGAATTTGATAGCCAATGGGCCTGTGTTTCTGGGCGTTTTGACTCTGAAAAAGAACTAGAAAAATTACCCCAGAGAACAGGCGAAGTCATCGAAAGAGTGAACTTTTCATACAAATAGAATTGACGAGGATGGCTGAACTGCTCTGTCAGTAAGGGTTTTAGCAGGAAAGGCTGGATTTTGGCCTTAAACTCATGAGTTGCTGACAAAGATGTGGAATAGTAAAATTAGATACAGAACCAAAGATTACCGTTCATCCTGTAGGTGATTATCAGCTTCAGCAAGCAGCTATCCTCAGGACGGAAGTAGGGAAGTACTCTCCCGAAGGAACGCACCCCACTTACCCCATTTATTTAAACGGTTGGTTGGCAGGAGCGAAAAATGAGACTTACCTATCGCGGCGTTACATATGACCACAATCCGCCCTCACTAGAAGTGAGCGAAAGCGAGATTTTGGGTCATTACAGAGGACAATCCCACCGGCTTTCCTATGTTCGGCACATTCCGATTCCTCAGCCTGTGGCTGATCTGAAGTACCGAGGGATTTCCTATCACACCAATTCTAATGGCCAAGTAGAGACAATGCCGCGCCAAATCAAAGAAGCACGGCCTGCTCACCAGATTTCTGCTCGGCCTGCGAATGCAATGGCAGCAGCTCGGCGTGAGCTGCTGGCTGAGGCAGCTCAGACCCATCGTGACAGCATTCAGCGCTCTTTAGAGCATCGGATAGCGGTTGCTCGGGCTCAGGGCAATGAGTCGCTGATTCAGCAGCTAGAAGCAGAAAAGCATCAGTTAGTTGTTTAGAATTTGCACTGTTAGCCGCGGCCTATGGGGCAGGTAAGCCTAAAGCGTTTACGCCCAGTTTTAGAGCCAAAGTTCAAAAATTCAAGTTGTGCTGTAGCTGGAGCAGTTTGGGTGCATTTGTTATCAAATGCACCCTTTTTTTGCGCCTATATCAAACAGCCTGCAGCTGTGGCTGCAGCGCTGCATCGGAACGAATCCATAGAATGGGTGCGCTTTGAATCTCTTT contains these protein-coding regions:
- a CDS encoding 6-carboxytetrahydropterin synthase; translated protein: MKCIINRRAQFSASHRYWLPELSEAENAQQFGLCAQAPGHGHNYVLYVSMVGDLDQYGMVLNLSDVKHVIKREVTSQLDFSYLNQAWPEFQTTLPTTEHIARAIWHRLAPHLPIVKIQLFEHPELWAEYTGNGMEAYLTISTHFSAAHRLALPNLSFEENCEIYGKCARPNGHGHNYHLEVTIQGEIDPRTGMIADLVQLQKAVDDYVVEPFDHTFLNKDIPYFAEVVPTAENIAVHIRDLLRQPIQEIGAKLHKVKLIESPNNSAEVYCTEPASNGQASSEAQLAAV
- a CDS encoding DUF4278 domain-containing protein; translation: MRLTYRGVTYDHNPPSLEVSESEILGHYRGQSHRLSYVRHIPIPQPVADLKYRGISYHTNSNGQVETMPRQIKEARPAHQISARPANAMAAARRELLAEAAQTHRDSIQRSLEHRIAVARAQGNESLIQQLEAEKHQLVV